One part of the Chryseobacterium mulctrae genome encodes these proteins:
- the istB gene encoding IS21-like element helper ATPase IstB produces the protein MNEPTVSKMKQMKLYGMHNAFKTAIESGRTDHYTLDQFVSMLIDAEWDERHNRRIERSIKNAKFHYKSSIESVNFDDTRNLDRNLVMRLAGCEFVEKNENILITGSTGVGKSYLGTTLGYQACIEGFKVNYFNTSKLFAKLKMAKADGSYLRELAKIQRQDVIILDDFGLQALDSANRITLLEIIEDRHNNGSIIVTSQIPVQGWYDIIGEKTIADAILDRLIHQSHRLELQGESMRKKRGVNRE, from the coding sequence ATGAACGAACCGACAGTGAGCAAAATGAAGCAAATGAAGCTTTACGGCATGCACAATGCCTTTAAGACCGCTATTGAAAGCGGAAGGACAGACCATTATACCCTCGACCAGTTTGTATCGATGCTCATCGATGCCGAATGGGATGAGAGGCACAACAGGCGCATAGAGCGAAGCATTAAAAATGCTAAGTTCCATTACAAGTCCAGTATTGAAAGTGTCAACTTCGATGACACCCGCAATCTCGACCGTAATCTGGTAATGCGTCTTGCAGGATGTGAGTTCGTAGAAAAAAATGAAAACATCCTGATCACAGGAAGTACAGGCGTGGGTAAAAGTTACCTGGGAACCACATTGGGCTATCAGGCCTGTATCGAAGGCTTCAAGGTCAATTATTTTAATACTTCCAAGCTGTTTGCCAAACTAAAAATGGCAAAAGCAGACGGGTCATACCTGCGCGAACTTGCAAAAATACAAAGACAGGATGTGATCATCCTTGATGATTTTGGTCTTCAGGCTTTGGACAGTGCCAACAGGATAACCCTTCTGGAGATCATAGAAGACCGTCACAACAACGGATCCATCATTGTAACATCGCAGATCCCGGTGCAGGGCTGGTATGACATTATTGGTGAAAAGACCATTGCCGATGCTATTCTGGACAGACTTATCCATCAGTCTCACCGCCTGGAACTCCAAGGGGAATCTATGAGAAAAAAGAGAGGAGTTAACAGGGAGTAA
- the traM gene encoding conjugative transposon protein TraM, whose product MSKSGINSEFNAFYKEKDNSFIKAVIDENNKGFLGSRIRFRLLEDIFVGNKKISKGSILYGQISGFSMQRVNLNIVSVFTKGEIYPVNLSIYDVDGMKGLYVPQSVFRDMMREMGSNSVQGTQMDMGGKGFFSSIGSSLFTSTSKSIANLIKENKAKLKYNSYVFLIDEKQLKDSQNQQKK is encoded by the coding sequence GTGAGCAAATCCGGAATCAACAGTGAATTCAATGCTTTCTATAAAGAAAAAGATAACAGCTTTATCAAAGCAGTCATTGACGAAAACAACAAAGGCTTTCTTGGAAGCAGGATTAGGTTCCGATTATTGGAAGACATCTTTGTTGGGAACAAAAAAATAAGCAAAGGTTCTATTTTATACGGACAAATCTCAGGATTTTCGATGCAACGGGTCAATCTTAATATTGTTTCTGTATTCACAAAAGGAGAAATCTATCCTGTTAATTTATCAATTTACGATGTAGATGGGATGAAAGGATTGTACGTTCCACAAAGTGTTTTTAGAGATATGATGAGGGAAATGGGTAGCAACTCAGTTCAAGGAACACAGATGGATATGGGCGGAAAAGGATTTTTCTCAAGCATCGGAAGCAGCCTGTTCACATCAACCTCCAAATCTATCGCCAATCTGATCAAAGAAAATAAAGCAAAACTGAAATACAACTCATATGTCTTTTTGATCGACGAAAAACAATTGAAAGATTCACAAAACCAACAAAAAAAATAA
- a CDS encoding DUF4138 domain-containing protein — protein sequence MRTLLYTLLIFIAQFFTAQTATKEQIVSDLPEIEITEGINLHIISPEPIQYVDLSTEKLTGDLPATNIARIKITDHPDSDEKGKINIPSVFFNGNTIGIITVVAQSFIAQYKVVYRNQDNLNTITNIHIQPEAMQPVEFDKMVFSNLELRKFAMDIIQKKSEKNPIREEKNLKLSFQLNNVYVISDYIFLDMTIKNNSNLSYDIEDLKFSLEDKKIHKATNNQSVDLTPILQLNPQKHFRKNFRNIYVFKKFTYPNSKVMMIRLIEEQLSGRTIEMKVNYSEILKADTF from the coding sequence ATGAGAACTTTATTATACACCCTTTTAATATTCATAGCTCAATTTTTCACGGCTCAAACTGCAACCAAAGAACAGATTGTTTCCGATTTACCTGAGATTGAAATTACCGAAGGTATCAACCTGCATATCATTTCGCCGGAACCCATTCAGTACGTGGATTTGTCAACAGAAAAACTGACTGGAGATTTGCCTGCTACAAACATTGCCAGGATAAAGATCACAGATCATCCTGATTCTGACGAGAAAGGAAAAATCAATATACCTTCCGTTTTTTTTAATGGAAATACTATTGGGATCATTACCGTTGTCGCACAATCTTTCATTGCACAATACAAAGTTGTTTATCGAAATCAGGATAACCTCAATACGATTACCAATATTCATATACAGCCCGAAGCGATGCAGCCTGTAGAATTTGATAAAATGGTGTTCTCTAATCTTGAACTGAGAAAATTTGCGATGGATATTATTCAAAAAAAATCTGAGAAAAATCCAATCAGAGAAGAGAAAAATCTAAAACTCAGCTTTCAACTCAACAATGTCTATGTGATAAGTGATTACATCTTTTTAGATATGACCATCAAGAATAATTCTAATCTGAGCTATGATATTGAAGATTTAAAATTCTCATTAGAAGACAAAAAAATCCATAAAGCAACAAACAACCAAAGTGTAGATCTGACGCCCATTTTACAACTCAATCCCCAAAAACACTTCAGAAAAAATTTCAGAAATATTTATGTTTTCAAAAAATTCACCTACCCCAACAGTAAAGTGATGATGATTCGCCTCATTGAAGAGCAACTCTCCGGAAGAACCATCGAAATGAAGGTCAACTATTCTGAAATTCTAAAAGCCGATACCTTTTAA
- a CDS encoding type IV secretion system DNA-binding domain-containing protein encodes MQEQQHQIKIYGFLQKAVYAVVALDCASLFYLNADVPVVSNLLKNFSKLSFIYPPINAKFATLILIGLVAVGTKAKKKKDLNVAKEIVVPMILGLLIIFSSLVWQNEAGNGKLPKVFPGFNLYQVIYAVLSFLGAVILQMGADSISKLMQQKMGKDRWNVEEESFDQNQELVTSDVTINIPYLFRYKNKSNKGWMNINPFRGTMVIGTPGSGKSFGVINPAIRQMIAKGFCLCIYDFKFPDLAQIAYYHYLLKKSKESDYDYNFHVINLNEVEKSKRVNPFHKKYIQTLAEAQEMAESMVSSLQKGGSSSGGGSEAFFTQSAINFLSSCIYFFATFENGKYSDLPHILSFMNRSYKEIFDTLFTNEEIFSLLSPFKTAYDNKAFDQLEGQVGTLKIFLSRLATKESFWVFSGDEVELKITDRDNPSIIILASDPGTQDINSALYSSVLNRTLRLINSKHNLPGGIIADEFPTIYIHKIDNIVATARSNRVAVMLGLQEIPQLRQFYKKEVADTISAIVGNILSGSARDKNTLDWLEKLFGKIKQKLYSQSISQQGTTTSINEKMDHMIPAGKIAALKTGEMVGMIAQGEENDGEEYKTSAVNGKINLDLKAIQEEESNYVKIPSYYSFVDKKGNNRKEEVLMTNFRKINKEVELIVNENIKAA; translated from the coding sequence ATGCAAGAGCAACAACATCAAATAAAGATCTATGGCTTTCTACAAAAAGCAGTGTACGCTGTGGTTGCACTCGATTGTGCTTCGCTTTTTTACCTTAATGCTGATGTTCCGGTAGTGTCCAACTTGCTGAAAAATTTTTCAAAGCTGAGCTTTATCTACCCACCTATCAATGCCAAATTTGCGACATTGATTCTTATTGGATTGGTAGCTGTCGGAACAAAAGCCAAGAAAAAGAAAGACCTTAATGTTGCTAAGGAAATTGTCGTTCCTATGATTTTGGGATTGCTGATTATTTTCTCTTCATTGGTTTGGCAAAATGAGGCAGGCAATGGGAAGCTTCCAAAAGTATTTCCTGGCTTCAATCTCTATCAGGTAATTTATGCTGTTCTTTCTTTTTTAGGGGCAGTTATTCTTCAAATGGGTGCAGACAGTATTTCAAAACTGATGCAGCAAAAAATGGGAAAAGACCGATGGAATGTTGAAGAAGAATCTTTCGACCAAAATCAGGAATTGGTAACATCGGACGTCACAATTAACATCCCATACTTGTTCCGTTACAAAAACAAAAGCAATAAAGGCTGGATGAACATCAATCCTTTTAGAGGAACAATGGTCATCGGAACACCAGGCAGCGGAAAATCTTTCGGAGTCATCAATCCTGCCATAAGACAGATGATCGCAAAAGGTTTTTGTCTCTGCATCTACGATTTTAAGTTTCCCGATCTAGCACAGATTGCGTACTACCATTATTTGTTGAAAAAAAGCAAAGAATCGGATTACGATTACAATTTCCACGTCATTAATCTGAATGAGGTTGAAAAATCAAAACGAGTTAATCCGTTTCATAAAAAGTACATTCAAACTTTGGCAGAAGCGCAGGAAATGGCAGAATCAATGGTGTCCTCTTTACAAAAAGGAGGTTCGAGTTCAGGAGGTGGTTCTGAAGCATTTTTTACGCAATCTGCCATCAATTTTCTTTCATCCTGCATTTATTTTTTTGCAACATTCGAAAACGGAAAATATTCTGATCTGCCTCATATTCTTTCTTTTATGAATAGAAGCTACAAAGAAATTTTCGATACACTTTTTACCAATGAAGAAATTTTCTCTCTGCTTTCACCCTTCAAGACGGCTTATGACAACAAAGCTTTTGACCAATTGGAAGGACAGGTCGGAACACTCAAAATTTTCCTTTCAAGATTGGCTACTAAAGAAAGCTTTTGGGTGTTTTCCGGAGATGAAGTGGAATTGAAGATAACCGACAGAGATAATCCTTCCATTATTATTCTGGCTTCAGACCCGGGAACACAGGATATTAATTCTGCATTGTATTCTTCGGTATTAAACAGGACTTTAAGATTGATCAATTCCAAACACAATTTACCGGGAGGAATTATCGCAGACGAATTTCCGACGATTTATATTCATAAAATTGATAACATCGTAGCCACTGCAAGAAGCAACAGAGTTGCTGTAATGCTTGGACTTCAGGAAATTCCGCAGCTCAGACAGTTCTACAAAAAAGAAGTTGCTGATACGATTTCTGCTATTGTTGGAAATATTCTTTCCGGATCCGCCAGAGACAAAAACACACTCGATTGGTTGGAAAAACTATTTGGGAAAATTAAACAGAAATTATATTCACAATCCATTTCACAACAAGGGACGACCACAAGTATCAATGAAAAAATGGATCATATGATTCCTGCAGGAAAAATTGCGGCTCTGAAAACAGGAGAAATGGTTGGAATGATTGCACAGGGAGAAGAAAACGATGGTGAAGAATATAAAACGTCCGCAGTCAACGGTAAGATAAATTTGGATTTGAAAGCTATTCAAGAGGAAGAAAGCAACTATGTGAAAATACCATCGTATTACTCTTTTGTAGATAAAAAAGGAAATAACCGCAAAGAAGAAGTGCTGATGACCAACTTTAGAAAAATCAATAAAGAAGTGGAATTGATTGTGAATGAAAATATAAAAGCTGCATAA
- a CDS encoding M23 family metallopeptidase, translated as MKKLKYTLTLVVLFYSSLSSAQFNTIIPTLPKKSENPKVSDKTNIDEPVNQKKNKKTWKEVLNIITKSDLKNQIDSLKILIKEYGSVKDEGINDIEKLKTSLTQLTQNQLEDHRETSKKQAAVTTYDFVDEPTEYFSKIVMPLKNKLTVTSSYGTRTHPIFGSKKMHNGIDLKANYENVYSVIDGIVTATGWDSKGGGNFIKVKHFNRFETTYMHLSEIYYRIGEKVKAGFIIGKSGNSGNSTGPHLHFSVKEFGQNINPSHFLNDLIKVNNLIATYNE; from the coding sequence ATGAAAAAACTAAAATATACATTGACTTTGGTGGTGCTGTTTTACAGTAGCTTATCATCTGCGCAATTCAATACGATTATACCAACATTACCGAAAAAATCTGAAAATCCAAAAGTATCAGATAAAACTAACATTGACGAACCGGTAAACCAGAAAAAGAATAAAAAAACGTGGAAAGAGGTTTTAAACATCATCACAAAATCAGATCTGAAAAATCAAATTGATTCCCTGAAAATACTCATTAAAGAATATGGAAGTGTAAAGGATGAAGGGATAAATGACATTGAAAAACTCAAAACTTCTTTAACGCAGCTCACACAAAATCAGCTTGAAGATCATAGAGAAACATCAAAGAAGCAGGCTGCAGTTACGACCTATGATTTTGTAGATGAACCAACAGAATATTTTTCAAAAATTGTAATGCCACTTAAAAATAAATTGACAGTAACATCATCGTACGGAACCAGAACGCATCCCATTTTCGGAAGCAAAAAAATGCACAACGGGATCGACCTTAAAGCCAACTATGAAAATGTCTATTCCGTAATAGATGGAATTGTTACGGCAACCGGTTGGGATTCTAAAGGCGGTGGAAATTTCATCAAAGTAAAACATTTCAACCGTTTTGAAACAACCTATATGCACTTATCAGAGATCTATTATCGGATAGGCGAAAAAGTAAAAGCTGGTTTTATCATTGGGAAAAGTGGCAATTCCGGAAATTCCACAGGACCTCATTTACATTTTTCGGTAAAGGAATTTGGGCAAAATATCAATCCTTCTCATTTTTTAAACGACCTCATAAAAGTTAACAATTTAATAGCAACATACAATGAATAA
- a CDS encoding Eco57I restriction-modification methylase domain-containing protein gives MKDEDFFNEINDDISVVEGNKKELIVFTNSKDMLSFLELLQLNKKVNNRTLITLNSGSNSKKFLNRYQNYDGKMFLCLSGDRTGNAITRKILTEFNGKNIKDVRPLYEISENGNQDLTEYLESKLNLQDKNTNLVEPKISENESNAIESGRISDSQQVGNGTPEHNTGELSPKIQSEQNGSYGSGQAVGSNNAGNGLAGTERSNLGNRDRGRGSYDDSQQNNVGETQGRSVGGIVPGRTVSDRRRTDGGLSEVSENSTNNVELDALISKYKGQKLNNEQVAEVVSAACFISDDHKIFLKENLNITDDLKEICNQFQSGGTAKEGRGILDEYYTQDKIVDSVRNLIKDHFKTQKEISVLEPSVGTGNFIYATHELSVNSKITGFEINDITAKIAKILHPDADINLRSFETEFIDDRGNKKDSKDFSERYDLVIGNPPYGEHRGLYKGLGEEHKIPKYEDYFVKRSLDSLKSDGVLAMVLPSSWLSRQKKLQNANILEGFRLPNGAFAGTQIGTDIIILRKNNKNISKDISNYFENNPTRILGETQEKTNRFGRLEKYIHGNLDEALFKIEHFKNRKETQRIGNLFEDLFLEEEHTVLVPKGNAIIDDSARIENQNENEVNVTEAKEKIDQVLSKLNDIKFKSPAITTEISKYQKLREDLITKSTSFSDEKLKELVEKSDRIISIHNTKNQNEYKIQSKPELKKGVLKYQFSKQDKIVNTSLQNSSEITKEQIEAFRDTSYDGTLNNRGKHYQFANYIDGKWVHDFYYTEGTIYAKLEQLERDFSDKNAVGGTENQYEKQKALLENVLPKAKSLDEIYISPNHEFVHKFELGQTEKDQYNHITKRTESVIVDYNLAEKFKDFVGTLSSEAFAGSSAWEVRSFVDNETVTGSDKERNALVRERRKAAAKDLFYKFVREELSDDIRNRFVKEFNRNYNNIYVPDYSKFPLFSRIYLHFKGQELRLTEVQKAGIGRQTTKGVGLLAHEVGFGKTLSGTLSMHEAMERGNAKRPIIVVPNDSILKQWVETIFETIPNAKVNVLGNLGKDYDLSKFDNKDGEITIVTYEGFNNIGFSSEITQELSSKFSYISTSEMKGVTNTERDIQIDLQKEKEIEGKMKRGKIYDWEDFGFDHLTYDEVHNANHIVGKVKIEDRRFASDFRSQNQQTSKLGINTWMAAQYIQDKNDGRNVTLLSATPFTNKPLEYYSILSLIANKRLEESGYFNVNTFFETFMEADNDMEIDAKGDVKFKANVRRFKNNSLFQQLLSEFIDIKGEEDNPELIRPNKINKEYKIEQNDLTKEQYDLLNENFSETEKGAILTHILNARLIAISPYLSTYYDDEEPSVKEFIENSPKLKQTMDLIRQNKKDIPESGQIIYSELAVAQFSKLKEYLITEIGYKPEEIGIITGANNKNQRIAIQNDFNEGKIKVVIGSEAIQEGMNLQENTTDIYMLTLPYNFTSLRQVEGRAWRQGNKNENVRINFMLTNDSIDVFMLQKLQSKQARYLEAMKKGADVLDISDISTQELKTSIITNPETRADIEIELMKKRIESEKNKHLADSAFVLRKYEDVLKVQELVTKAEHSYNRIEGYSKNGDGNSEYWATQLPSYQKTIDLHKTQVQEVIENLAQKGIDVSQIEHQTKSTEDKIAELDKKLAELPEMKENLVTLYKIEKAQMLKANEKRDYVREREDENRTLFSVLIKANSTNDFKTKNSFGVTINEIEDANLKDLSTVIRKR, from the coding sequence GTGAAAGATGAAGATTTTTTTAATGAGATAAATGATGACATTTCTGTAGTTGAAGGAAATAAAAAGGAACTTATTGTTTTCACAAACAGTAAGGATATGCTTTCATTCTTGGAGCTTCTTCAATTGAACAAGAAAGTCAATAATAGAACACTGATAACCCTTAATTCAGGTTCAAATAGCAAAAAGTTCCTCAATAGATACCAGAATTATGATGGCAAAATGTTTCTATGTCTGAGCGGGGACAGAACAGGAAATGCAATAACTAGGAAAATTCTTACAGAATTTAATGGCAAAAATATCAAAGACGTTCGTCCGTTGTATGAAATTTCTGAAAATGGGAATCAAGACCTGACCGAATATTTAGAGAGTAAACTTAATCTTCAAGATAAAAATACTAATTTAGTTGAACCAAAAATTTCTGAAAATGAAAGCAATGCAATTGAATCCGGAAGAATATCCGATTCTCAGCAAGTGGGAAACGGAACACCTGAACACAACACTGGAGAACTTAGCCCTAAAATCCAATCCGAGCAAAACGGAAGTTACGGAAGCGGACAAGCAGTGGGCAGCAACAATGCTGGAAATGGACTTGCAGGCACAGAGCGGAGCAATTTGGGAAACCGGGACAGAGGAAGAGGATCCTATGACGACTCACAACAGAATAATGTTGGAGAGACTCAAGGACGTTCCGTGGGCGGAATCGTACCCGGGAGAACTGTATCCGATAGAAGAAGAACCGATGGAGGACTTTCCGAGGTAAGTGAGAATTCAACAAATAATGTAGAGTTAGATGCTCTTATTTCAAAATATAAAGGGCAAAAACTGAATAATGAACAAGTTGCAGAAGTGGTTTCCGCAGCTTGTTTTATTTCTGACGACCACAAAATCTTTTTAAAGGAAAATCTTAACATCACTGATGATTTAAAAGAAATCTGCAACCAATTCCAAAGTGGAGGAACCGCAAAAGAAGGACGAGGGATTTTAGATGAATATTATACGCAGGATAAAATTGTAGATTCGGTTCGTAATTTAATAAAAGACCATTTCAAAACTCAAAAAGAAATTTCGGTTTTAGAACCCAGTGTCGGAACAGGAAATTTCATTTATGCTACTCACGAATTATCTGTAAATTCTAAAATTACAGGATTTGAAATCAACGACATCACCGCAAAAATTGCAAAGATTCTGCATCCCGACGCTGACATCAATCTTCGTTCGTTTGAAACTGAATTTATTGATGACAGAGGTAATAAAAAAGACTCAAAAGATTTTTCAGAAAGATATGATTTGGTCATTGGTAATCCTCCCTATGGTGAACATCGGGGACTTTACAAAGGATTGGGAGAAGAACACAAAATTCCTAAATACGAAGATTACTTCGTTAAGCGGTCTTTGGATTCTTTAAAATCAGACGGCGTTTTAGCGATGGTACTGCCATCATCTTGGCTGAGCAGGCAAAAAAAATTGCAAAACGCCAATATTTTGGAAGGTTTTCGTTTGCCCAACGGAGCTTTTGCAGGAACACAGATCGGAACCGATATTATCATTCTAAGAAAAAATAATAAAAATATTTCAAAGGATATTTCCAATTATTTTGAAAATAATCCAACAAGAATTTTGGGAGAAACCCAAGAGAAAACTAACCGTTTTGGTCGATTAGAAAAATATATTCACGGTAATTTAGATGAAGCTTTATTTAAGATTGAACATTTTAAAAACAGGAAAGAAACCCAGCGGATCGGAAATCTGTTTGAAGATTTGTTTTTAGAGGAAGAACATACAGTTCTTGTACCCAAAGGAAATGCAATAATCGACGATTCCGCGAGGATTGAAAACCAAAATGAAAATGAAGTAAATGTAACAGAAGCTAAAGAAAAAATTGACCAGGTGCTTTCCAAACTTAATGACATCAAGTTTAAATCTCCCGCAATTACGACTGAAATTAGCAAGTATCAAAAACTGCGCGAAGATCTAATCACAAAGTCGACTTCGTTTTCTGATGAAAAATTAAAAGAATTGGTTGAAAAAAGTGATAGGATAATTTCTATTCACAATACAAAAAATCAGAATGAGTATAAAATTCAGTCAAAACCTGAACTCAAAAAAGGTGTTTTAAAATATCAATTCTCCAAACAGGATAAAATTGTCAATACTTCATTACAAAACAGTTCTGAAATTACCAAAGAACAGATTGAAGCATTCAGAGATACGTCTTATGACGGCACATTAAATAATCGTGGAAAGCATTATCAATTTGCGAACTACATTGATGGAAAGTGGGTTCACGATTTTTATTACACCGAAGGAACTATTTACGCAAAACTTGAACAGTTGGAGCGGGATTTTTCTGATAAAAATGCAGTTGGAGGAACAGAAAACCAATACGAAAAACAAAAAGCATTATTAGAAAATGTTCTACCAAAAGCGAAATCGTTAGATGAGATTTATATCAGTCCGAATCACGAGTTCGTACACAAATTTGAGTTAGGTCAAACAGAAAAAGATCAATACAATCATATTACAAAACGTACCGAATCGGTCATTGTAGATTACAATCTTGCGGAAAAATTTAAAGATTTTGTAGGCACCTTGTCAAGTGAAGCCTTTGCAGGTTCTTCAGCTTGGGAAGTGCGAAGCTTTGTAGATAACGAAACAGTTACAGGAAGCGATAAGGAGAGAAATGCGTTAGTTAGAGAAAGACGAAAAGCTGCGGCGAAAGATTTGTTTTACAAATTTGTCCGGGAGGAACTTTCGGATGATATAAGAAATCGTTTTGTAAAAGAATTCAACAGAAATTACAATAACATCTACGTTCCGGATTATTCTAAATTCCCATTATTTTCCAGAATCTATCTGCATTTCAAAGGTCAGGAATTGCGTTTGACCGAAGTCCAGAAGGCAGGGATCGGAAGACAGACCACAAAAGGAGTAGGGCTCTTAGCGCACGAAGTGGGTTTTGGCAAAACATTATCTGGAACCCTTTCTATGCACGAAGCAATGGAAAGGGGAAATGCTAAAAGACCAATCATCGTAGTTCCGAATGACAGTATTTTGAAACAATGGGTGGAAACGATTTTTGAAACGATTCCCAATGCGAAAGTCAATGTTTTAGGGAATTTGGGGAAAGATTATGATCTCTCAAAATTTGATAATAAAGACGGAGAAATTACCATCGTTACTTATGAGGGCTTCAATAATATCGGGTTTTCATCAGAAATAACCCAAGAACTTTCGTCAAAATTCAGCTACATCTCTACAAGCGAAATGAAAGGTGTTACCAATACCGAGAGAGATATTCAAATTGATTTGCAGAAAGAAAAGGAGATTGAGGGAAAAATGAAGCGTGGAAAAATATATGATTGGGAAGATTTTGGATTCGACCATTTGACTTACGACGAAGTTCACAACGCCAATCACATTGTAGGAAAAGTAAAAATTGAAGACCGAAGATTTGCTTCCGATTTTAGAAGTCAAAACCAACAGACCTCCAAATTGGGAATTAATACCTGGATGGCTGCGCAATACATTCAAGACAAAAATGACGGAAGAAATGTAACCTTGCTTTCCGCAACGCCTTTTACCAACAAGCCTTTGGAATATTATTCCATTCTTTCTTTAATAGCAAATAAAAGATTAGAAGAATCGGGATATTTCAATGTGAATACATTCTTCGAGACCTTTATGGAAGCGGATAATGATATGGAAATTGATGCAAAAGGTGATGTGAAGTTTAAAGCCAATGTACGGAGATTTAAAAACAATTCGCTGTTTCAACAATTACTTTCGGAATTCATTGATATAAAAGGAGAAGAAGACAATCCTGAATTGATTCGTCCCAACAAAATCAACAAAGAGTATAAAATTGAGCAGAATGATCTGACAAAAGAACAATATGACTTGCTCAATGAAAATTTCAGCGAAACTGAAAAGGGGGCAATTCTTACTCATATTCTCAATGCCCGACTGATTGCAATTTCGCCATATTTATCAACATATTATGATGATGAAGAGCCTTCTGTAAAAGAATTTATAGAAAATTCTCCGAAGCTGAAACAGACGATGGATTTAATTAGGCAAAACAAAAAAGACATTCCGGAATCGGGACAAATTATTTATTCTGAATTGGCGGTTGCTCAATTTTCGAAATTAAAAGAATATCTCATTACAGAAATTGGTTACAAACCCGAAGAAATCGGCATTATTACCGGAGCTAACAATAAAAATCAAAGAATTGCTATTCAAAATGATTTTAATGAAGGAAAAATTAAAGTGGTTATCGGAAGTGAGGCCATTCAGGAAGGAATGAACCTTCAGGAAAACACGACAGATATTTATATGCTAACGTTACCGTACAATTTCACGTCTTTGCGACAGGTCGAAGGACGAGCGTGGAGGCAAGGAAATAAAAACGAGAATGTGAGAATCAATTTTATGTTGACCAATGATAGTATTGATGTTTTTATGCTTCAAAAACTGCAATCGAAGCAAGCAAGATATTTGGAGGCGATGAAAAAAGGAGCCGATGTTTTGGATATTTCGGACATCAGTACACAAGAACTTAAAACGTCCATCATTACCAATCCCGAAACCAGAGCCGACATTGAAATCGAATTAATGAAAAAAAGGATTGAAAGTGAGAAAAATAAGCATCTCGCAGATAGTGCTTTTGTCTTGAGAAAATACGAAGATGTTTTGAAAGTTCAGGAGTTAGTAACCAAAGCTGAGCATTCATATAATAGAATTGAAGGCTATTCAAAAAATGGCGATGGCAATTCTGAATATTGGGCAACCCAATTACCATCATATCAAAAAACAATTGACCTTCATAAAACTCAAGTACAGGAAGTTATTGAAAATCTAGCTCAGAAAGGAATCGATGTTTCTCAAATTGAACATCAAACCAAAAGTACTGAAGATAAAATTGCAGAATTGGATAAAAAGCTGGCAGAACTTCCGGAAATGAAGGAGAATTTAGTGACGTTGTATAAAATAGAAAAGGCTCAAATGCTTAAAGCGAATGAAAAAAGGGATTACGTGAGGGAAAGAGAAGATGAGAATAGAACTCTTTTTAGTGTTTTAATAAAGGCTAATTCTACTAATGATTTTAAAACTAAAAATTCTTTCGGTGTAACAATAAACGAAATTGAAGATGCAAATTTGAAAGATCTATCAACTGTAATCAGAAAAAGGTAA